One window from the genome of Bdellovibrio sp. NC01 encodes:
- a CDS encoding esterase-like activity of phytase family protein: MMKNLIALSLLFACAQAHALRLEYFGETSIPTGTKYEKTTIGGLSAIAFQNGTLTALSDDKGRVGDPRFYEFDLKIEKDKKITLTPKSVHFVTGLPLDGERKAMLDPEGLIRLSSGDIFISSEGSNDAKPRSMPRIFKASADGAWKLDLPVPEKYLPERTGKQTKGIQNNLAFEGLTTWNDGKFVFTSTEACLSQDIVSGKEADGDVIRILKFENQLSSTQSGGQASAASYKPVTEFAYHIDAFKDNDKGKEVMRGVSEILALSETKLLVMERGVRILGQHLWAQTVAIYLADLSKGTSTLAMDKLEDGKYKTVDKVKLVDFETDLTKERGTKTIQNFEAMAWGPTLPDGRRSLLVMVDNNFSKNELTEFIVFAVEGE; encoded by the coding sequence ATGATGAAGAATTTAATCGCACTCTCGTTGCTCTTCGCCTGTGCTCAAGCCCACGCTTTGCGTTTGGAATATTTTGGTGAGACTTCAATCCCAACAGGAACGAAGTATGAAAAGACAACGATCGGTGGTTTGTCGGCAATCGCTTTTCAAAATGGCACGTTGACTGCTTTGTCTGATGATAAAGGTCGTGTCGGCGATCCTCGTTTTTATGAATTCGATTTGAAGATTGAAAAAGACAAAAAGATCACGCTGACACCAAAGTCCGTACACTTTGTGACAGGTCTGCCTCTGGATGGTGAGCGTAAAGCGATGCTTGATCCTGAAGGTTTGATCCGTCTTTCTTCTGGCGATATTTTTATTTCTTCTGAAGGCAGCAACGACGCGAAACCACGTTCGATGCCAAGAATTTTTAAAGCGTCGGCTGACGGTGCATGGAAGTTAGATCTTCCGGTTCCAGAAAAATATCTACCTGAAAGAACTGGCAAACAAACAAAAGGCATTCAAAACAATTTGGCGTTCGAGGGTTTAACGACTTGGAACGATGGCAAGTTTGTTTTTACAAGTACTGAAGCTTGTTTGTCTCAAGATATCGTCAGTGGCAAAGAAGCTGACGGCGATGTCATTCGTATTTTGAAATTCGAAAATCAGCTTTCATCAACTCAGTCAGGTGGGCAAGCCAGCGCGGCTTCCTATAAACCCGTTACTGAGTTCGCATATCACATCGATGCCTTCAAAGATAACGACAAAGGCAAAGAAGTGATGAGAGGCGTTTCTGAAATCTTAGCGTTGTCAGAAACAAAACTTCTTGTGATGGAACGTGGTGTGCGTATTTTAGGTCAACACTTGTGGGCGCAAACAGTTGCGATCTACTTGGCGGATCTTTCCAAGGGCACAAGCACTCTTGCCATGGATAAATTGGAAGATGGCAAATACAAAACAGTCGATAAAGTTAAATTGGTCGACTTCGAAACGGATCTAACGAAAGAACGTGGCACGAAGACAATTCAAAACTTCGAAGCCATGGCTTGGGGTCCGACTCTTCCAGATGGCCGTCGCAGTCTTCTGGTGATGGTTGATAATAATTTTTCTAAAAATGAACTGACAGAGTTCATCGTTTTCGCAGTCGAAGGTGAATAA
- a CDS encoding class I SAM-dependent rRNA methyltransferase, which translates to MMTVWRLRPGADKRVRSGHPWVFSNELSASPKGLPPGSAVELQDAKGQFLARGYGNPHSLIAFRALTFNSQDAQPTSFDFLHEKVFTSWKVRKAAGFRGSFRLCFGESDYIPGLVLDYYLIEQNGKKAQVFVAQLVTAGMDEALKNSEEFFKGLTEKAKAQGFSPFSWDETAVVIRNDVGIRKLEGMTVNAPLVIKDLPGFNLEHVEILLNAAADEGVIKMSCDLKEGQKTGFFLDQTHNIYLAVNLFKNWAKQQNTKVIRVLDLCCYVGHWSTQITRALKAQGFEVEVHLVDVSKTALAFAKENAEREGAKVTVHEMDVLEGLANLPSQHYDICIADPPAFIKAKKDIPTGKAAYVKMNTHAFRLTKKNGFVASCSCSGLLEEEEFRDAIRKASLRNYTEVRSVLRGGHAADHPTLMQFPEGFYLKMYVHYIQ; encoded by the coding sequence ATGATGACAGTATGGAGACTTCGCCCTGGTGCGGATAAACGTGTGCGCTCGGGCCATCCGTGGGTATTTTCGAATGAACTATCGGCATCGCCAAAAGGTTTACCTCCTGGGTCAGCGGTGGAGTTGCAAGACGCGAAAGGGCAGTTTTTAGCTCGTGGTTACGGCAATCCGCATTCGTTGATTGCGTTTCGTGCCCTGACGTTCAATAGCCAAGATGCACAGCCGACAAGTTTTGATTTCCTTCACGAAAAAGTATTTACGTCATGGAAAGTTCGTAAAGCCGCAGGTTTCCGTGGTAGCTTCCGTTTGTGTTTCGGCGAGTCTGATTATATTCCGGGTCTGGTACTTGATTATTATTTGATCGAACAAAACGGCAAGAAGGCGCAAGTTTTCGTTGCTCAGCTTGTGACAGCAGGTATGGATGAAGCTTTGAAGAATTCAGAAGAGTTCTTTAAAGGTTTGACTGAAAAAGCAAAGGCACAAGGCTTTTCGCCATTCTCGTGGGATGAAACAGCAGTTGTGATTCGTAACGACGTTGGTATTCGCAAACTTGAAGGCATGACGGTCAATGCTCCGCTTGTGATCAAAGATCTTCCAGGCTTCAACTTGGAACATGTTGAGATCTTGTTGAATGCTGCTGCTGACGAAGGCGTTATCAAAATGAGTTGTGATTTAAAAGAGGGCCAAAAGACAGGCTTCTTCTTGGATCAAACTCATAATATTTATTTGGCCGTAAATTTATTTAAGAACTGGGCAAAACAACAAAACACGAAAGTGATCCGTGTGTTGGATCTTTGTTGTTATGTCGGTCACTGGTCGACGCAAATCACTCGTGCTTTGAAGGCTCAAGGTTTTGAAGTGGAAGTGCACTTGGTCGACGTTTCTAAAACGGCTTTGGCGTTTGCAAAAGAAAATGCAGAACGTGAAGGAGCTAAAGTCACGGTTCACGAAATGGACGTGCTTGAAGGTTTAGCGAATTTGCCAAGTCAGCATTATGACATTTGCATCGCTGATCCACCGGCGTTTATTAAAGCGAAAAAAGATATTCCGACGGGTAAAGCGGCTTACGTGAAGATGAACACACACGCTTTCCGTTTAACGAAGAAAAACGGCTTCGTGGCTTCTTGTTCATGCTCTGGTTTGCTAGAGGAAGAAGAGTTCCGCGATGCTATTCGTAAAGCCTCTTTGCGTAACTACACAGAAGTGCGCAGTGTTTTGCGTGGTGGCCATGCGGCGGACCATCCAACGCTGATGCAATTCCCTGAAGGTTTTTATCTGAAGATGTACGTGCACTACATTCAGTAG
- the folD gene encoding bifunctional methylenetetrahydrofolate dehydrogenase/methenyltetrahydrofolate cyclohydrolase FolD has translation MVVLDGKEVSNKVRASLIPRIEKFHEKVGRPPHLTVVIVGDDKASHVYVRNKKIACEKLGMTSSIHALPDTATQNELNTLLRELNNDAKVDGILVQFPLPKHLSSDEVLSVVSPEKDADGLTFKSLGYFFAGKPIVRPCTPEGVMTILKHYNIEVEGKRVVVVGRSNIVGKPMAHMLTEANATVTICHSKTKNLSQYTKEADLVVVAAGKAGLLGKEDFKKDAVVIDVGMHGSGQGGKLCGDVRFEELNGWVAAATPVPGGVGPMTITTLLQNTCLLAEKRARLF, from the coding sequence ATGGTTGTTTTAGATGGCAAAGAAGTCTCTAACAAGGTTCGCGCGTCCCTGATCCCTCGAATTGAAAAATTCCACGAAAAAGTCGGGCGTCCTCCTCATTTGACGGTTGTCATTGTGGGGGATGATAAAGCCAGCCACGTCTATGTTCGTAATAAGAAAATCGCTTGCGAGAAATTGGGAATGACTTCCAGTATCCACGCTCTGCCGGATACGGCGACACAAAACGAACTGAATACTTTATTGCGCGAGCTGAATAACGACGCGAAAGTGGACGGCATTTTGGTGCAGTTTCCTCTGCCAAAACATTTAAGTTCTGATGAAGTTTTAAGTGTTGTTTCTCCAGAAAAAGATGCGGATGGTTTGACTTTCAAATCGCTGGGTTATTTCTTTGCGGGAAAACCGATTGTTCGTCCGTGTACTCCTGAAGGAGTGATGACGATTCTTAAGCACTACAACATTGAAGTTGAAGGCAAGCGTGTGGTGGTTGTCGGGCGTAGCAATATCGTCGGCAAACCCATGGCGCACATGCTGACTGAGGCCAATGCGACGGTCACGATCTGCCACTCTAAAACGAAGAATCTTTCGCAATACACGAAAGAGGCGGATCTTGTAGTGGTGGCTGCGGGTAAGGCCGGTCTGCTTGGTAAAGAAGACTTCAAAAAAGACGCAGTTGTCATCGATGTTGGAATGCACGGCTCTGGCCAGGGTGGAAAACTCTGCGGAGATGTGCGTTTTGAAGAGCTCAACGGGTGGGTGGCTGCCGCGACTCCGGTTCCTGGTGGAGTTGGGCCTATGACGATTACAACTCTTCTACAAAATACTTGCCTCCTAGCGGAAAAAAGAGCACGACTCTTTTAG
- a CDS encoding Flp family type IVb pilin: MKKSLIKNKKGQGLIEYLIIVAIVAVGSIAVIKVVGANIDVQFANVAQALGGTDSKKKNAYEVTEGLYKKRDFSNFFEDSVNSSGKGKQK; the protein is encoded by the coding sequence ATGAAAAAATCCCTAATTAAAAATAAAAAAGGCCAAGGCTTGATCGAGTATTTGATCATCGTTGCGATTGTCGCAGTTGGCAGTATCGCCGTGATTAAAGTCGTTGGCGCAAACATCGACGTACAATTCGCCAACGTCGCACAAGCCTTAGGTGGCACCGATTCCAAAAAGAAAAATGCCTATGAAGTCACAGAGGGTTTGTATAAGAAGCGCGACTTCAGCAATTTCTTTGAAGACTCCGTCAACAGTTCCGGCAAAGGTAAGCAGAAGTAG
- a CDS encoding ABC transporter permease — MESLSWKLAFRNLLRNKRRSLATGIAILTGYIGLVLLGAYLVRAQSGLRAASVYLNHKGHIAIVKKDSLTSYFSKPKKYVINGEEIVKLDDILKAHADQIEFTGKYLTGTGLISNGHKSVPFIALGFEPEVYQKTNMHPEPLKWASDWVLRKEGDKFDDFIKNPLQISITHRMAELLGLPQDLSNLPENVRTVQLAGKSFYNDLNAVNADLGTVHTTGLSLAEDTSLRAPLALLQQLYSTDGIEYMAVFLKHVGDTSSFKKMLQKELDAQGLPMEVYAYNDEAWNSYFVGSMGFLYVMITFFIFLICGAIILSIVNSTTMGLLERLKEIGTLRAIGFTPGKVSSLFVQEVFLLGSLGVGAGLICSLIIASAVNSANIQFSPPGTQGSIQFLLILNVGLCLGAALFLIALTTISAAIVSYIKNKSKIIELLADTGA, encoded by the coding sequence ATGGAATCACTTAGCTGGAAGTTGGCTTTCAGAAATTTGCTTCGTAATAAGCGCCGCAGTCTTGCGACGGGTATTGCTATTTTAACGGGCTACATCGGTTTAGTGCTGTTGGGTGCGTATCTAGTTCGTGCGCAAAGCGGTTTGCGTGCGGCAAGCGTTTATTTGAATCACAAAGGTCATATCGCGATCGTTAAAAAAGATTCTTTAACATCGTATTTTTCGAAACCTAAAAAATATGTGATCAACGGTGAAGAGATCGTAAAGCTTGATGACATTTTAAAAGCTCATGCGGATCAAATCGAATTCACGGGTAAATATTTAACAGGGACTGGTTTGATCTCGAATGGTCATAAGTCCGTTCCATTCATTGCTTTGGGATTTGAACCTGAAGTCTATCAAAAGACGAATATGCATCCCGAACCCTTGAAGTGGGCCAGTGACTGGGTTCTTCGCAAAGAAGGCGATAAGTTTGACGACTTTATTAAAAACCCATTGCAGATTTCCATTACTCACCGAATGGCAGAGCTTCTAGGGTTGCCGCAAGATCTGTCAAATCTTCCGGAAAATGTTCGTACGGTGCAGTTGGCAGGTAAGAGTTTTTATAATGATCTGAATGCCGTGAACGCTGATTTAGGAACTGTGCATACGACAGGTCTTTCATTAGCGGAAGATACCAGTTTGCGTGCTCCGTTAGCGTTATTGCAGCAGCTGTATTCAACGGATGGCATCGAATATATGGCGGTCTTCTTGAAGCACGTCGGCGACACGTCGTCATTCAAGAAGATGTTGCAGAAAGAACTCGATGCGCAGGGCTTGCCCATGGAGGTTTACGCTTACAATGATGAAGCGTGGAATTCATACTTTGTCGGATCGATGGGTTTCTTGTACGTGATGATCACGTTCTTCATCTTCTTGATTTGTGGTGCGATCATTTTGTCGATCGTAAACTCCACAACGATGGGGCTGCTTGAGCGTTTGAAAGAGATCGGAACTTTGCGTGCGATTGGCTTTACTCCAGGTAAAGTGTCTTCTTTGTTCGTTCAAGAAGTGTTCTTACTGGGCAGTCTTGGCGTAGGGGCAGGTCTGATTTGTTCGTTGATTATCGCTTCGGCAGTGAATTCAGCGAATATTCAATTTAGTCCTCCGGGAACTCAAGGTTCGATTCAGTTCTTGTTGATCTTGAATGTGGGCCTGTGTTTAGGGGCCGCGCTGTTCTTGATTGCGTTGACGACAATCAGTGCCGCGATCGTTAGTTATATTAAAAATAAATCTAAAATCATTGAACTCTTAGCAGATACAGGAGCTTAA
- a CDS encoding aromatic ring-hydroxylating dioxygenase subunit alpha: MYTGFLKNVWYVALPSSEVKDAKPVARKIMGEPVVFYRDSKGKVAAMRDICPHRGIPLSYGRVVNDQLECPYHGWKFDCTGTCTEIPSLLPDQDLNPNKIKVRSYPVHEAQGIIWIFVGDKNYDMTKAPQVPVMKAFPADVKPKLEFVVNFPCHVDHAVIGLMDPAHGPYVHKSWFWRSEKSMLEKKKLFAPVDYGFQMVRHQPSKNSKAYRLLGGVPTTEITFTLPCVRIEHIEVGKRNFYSFTALTPVDEKNTRITQLVYWDIPWLSILKPAVRKFGEVFLGQDMDAVTKQQDGLKYDPSLMLIKDADTQAKWYYALKTEYHDHLEQKREFQHPVKETELRWRS, encoded by the coding sequence ATGTACACAGGTTTTTTGAAAAACGTATGGTATGTGGCTTTGCCATCTTCTGAAGTGAAAGATGCAAAACCGGTTGCTCGCAAAATCATGGGCGAGCCTGTCGTGTTTTACCGCGACTCTAAGGGAAAAGTAGCAGCGATGCGTGACATCTGTCCTCATCGTGGAATTCCGTTGAGCTATGGTCGTGTTGTGAACGATCAATTGGAATGCCCGTATCATGGTTGGAAATTTGATTGCACGGGAACTTGCACAGAGATTCCTTCTCTTCTTCCAGATCAAGATTTGAATCCAAACAAAATCAAAGTGCGCAGTTATCCTGTGCATGAAGCTCAAGGCATCATTTGGATTTTCGTTGGCGATAAAAATTACGACATGACGAAAGCACCACAGGTTCCTGTGATGAAAGCGTTCCCTGCTGACGTGAAACCGAAATTGGAATTCGTTGTGAATTTCCCATGTCACGTCGATCACGCGGTGATTGGTTTGATGGACCCAGCGCACGGTCCGTACGTGCACAAAAGCTGGTTCTGGCGTTCAGAAAAATCAATGTTAGAGAAAAAGAAACTGTTTGCTCCAGTGGACTACGGTTTCCAAATGGTTCGGCATCAACCTTCAAAAAACTCAAAAGCATATCGTTTGCTAGGCGGTGTTCCTACGACAGAGATCACTTTCACTCTGCCATGTGTGCGCATTGAACACATCGAAGTGGGTAAACGTAATTTCTATTCATTCACGGCGTTGACTCCGGTGGATGAGAAAAACACACGCATCACGCAATTGGTTTACTGGGATATTCCATGGTTGAGCATCTTGAAGCCAGCGGTGCGTAAATTCGGTGAAGTGTTCTTGGGTCAAGATATGGATGCTGTCACAAAACAACAAGATGGTCTGAAATACGATCCAAGCTTGATGTTAATCAAAGACGCCGACACGCAAGCGAAATGGTATTATGCTTTGAAGACAGAATATCATGATCACTTGGAACAAAAGCGCGAATTCCAGCACCCTGTGAAAGAAACTGAACTTCGTTGGAGAAGTTAA
- a CDS encoding hybrid sensor histidine kinase/response regulator: MTKHTILCVDDEIDNVDALERLFRRKYTVLKATSGKEALAVLDQNPGPLALIITDQRMPEMTGVEFLEKTLESHPETTRILLTGYTDLESVIMAVNKGQIFRYLTKPWDPVDLANTVDHAVERFALGQELAKKNAELAKALEELKSLDVAKSNFMILINHELKTPLTSILSFSSLLAESKLNDEDKLMVNRIGKSAERLKNLVEDVLLVVRAETNQLKIDRQSVAFTQFDDMPKDLQTLMAQKQQTIAVKLEPLHVNADVRLIKQVMQRLIHNAAKFGSESSAIHVESMKSGSNLRFIVHNKGPQLPANVMDKITKPFYIDEDVMHHSTGTGLGLTICQSILKSHNSTLQFKNTDQGVMVYFELPLA, from the coding sequence ATGACTAAGCACACAATTCTTTGTGTAGATGATGAAATAGACAACGTAGACGCCCTAGAACGGCTCTTTCGTCGTAAGTACACTGTACTAAAGGCTACCTCTGGAAAAGAGGCGTTGGCTGTTCTCGACCAAAATCCAGGACCCCTTGCTCTTATTATTACTGACCAACGAATGCCAGAAATGACAGGCGTAGAGTTTCTAGAAAAAACTCTGGAATCTCATCCTGAGACAACTCGTATTCTTCTGACTGGTTACACAGATCTTGAATCTGTGATCATGGCAGTAAATAAAGGACAGATCTTCCGTTATCTCACAAAACCGTGGGACCCCGTGGACCTTGCGAATACGGTTGATCATGCAGTTGAAAGATTTGCGCTGGGACAAGAGCTTGCAAAGAAAAACGCAGAGCTTGCGAAAGCTTTGGAAGAACTTAAGAGCTTAGATGTCGCGAAATCTAACTTCATGATTCTGATCAATCATGAATTGAAAACGCCGCTGACTTCGATCTTAAGCTTTTCTTCTTTGTTGGCAGAATCGAAACTGAATGATGAAGACAAGTTGATGGTCAATCGAATCGGTAAAAGTGCCGAGCGTTTGAAGAACTTAGTTGAAGATGTGTTATTGGTTGTTCGCGCCGAAACGAATCAGTTGAAGATTGATCGTCAAAGCGTCGCCTTCACACAGTTCGATGATATGCCAAAAGATTTACAAACCCTGATGGCGCAAAAACAACAGACGATCGCGGTGAAATTAGAACCGTTGCATGTGAATGCCGATGTGCGCCTGATTAAACAAGTGATGCAGCGACTGATTCACAATGCTGCGAAGTTTGGTTCTGAAAGCAGCGCGATTCACGTTGAAAGCATGAAGAGTGGTTCGAATCTACGCTTCATCGTCCACAACAAAGGCCCGCAATTGCCTGCGAACGTGATGGATAAGATCACGAAGCCCTTCTATATTGACGAAGACGTTATGCACCACTCGACGGGAACTGGTTTGGGTCTAACGATCTGTCAGTCGATCTTGAAATCGCATAATTCGACTTTGCAGTTTAAAAACACCGATCAAGGTGTGATGGTTTATTTCGAACTGCCGCTAGCCTAG
- a CDS encoding ABC transporter ATP-binding protein: MNSQPIVKVQQVVKTYQLGETEVKALRGLNLTLYKGEFTALIGASGSGKSTLLNLIGCLDIPDNGTVEIEGQDIAKMSEQELSHLRNRRVGFIFQSFNLIPVLTVFENIELPLIVQHDLSAEERKRRVEQAIQDVGLEKFRDYLPNKLSGGQRQRVAIARALVTEPALILADEPTANLDSDTTHKIIDLLLEINKKRHVTFFFCTHDEKLMGRVGRVVRIADGQIENG, translated from the coding sequence ATGAATTCACAGCCTATTGTAAAAGTGCAGCAAGTAGTTAAAACCTATCAACTTGGCGAAACAGAAGTAAAAGCTTTACGCGGCCTCAATTTGACTCTTTATAAGGGTGAATTTACGGCGCTTATTGGGGCTTCCGGATCAGGCAAAAGTACTTTGCTGAACCTGATTGGCTGTTTAGATATTCCTGATAACGGCACCGTTGAAATTGAAGGTCAAGACATCGCTAAGATGAGCGAACAAGAGTTAAGTCACTTGCGCAATCGTCGCGTTGGATTCATTTTTCAATCGTTTAACTTAATTCCGGTCTTAACGGTTTTTGAAAACATCGAATTGCCGTTGATCGTGCAACACGATCTTTCTGCCGAAGAAAGAAAACGTCGTGTTGAACAAGCAATTCAAGACGTGGGCTTGGAAAAATTCCGCGACTATTTGCCGAATAAACTTTCCGGCGGTCAACGTCAGCGTGTTGCGATTGCGCGCGCTCTTGTAACAGAACCCGCTTTGATTTTGGCTGATGAGCCGACTGCGAATTTGGATTCTGATACGACTCACAAAATTATCGATTTGCTTTTAGAGATTAATAAAAAGCGCCACGTGACATTCTTCTTCTGTACTCATGACGAAAAATTGATGGGTCGTGTGGGCAGAGTTGTGCGTATCGCCGACGGACAGATCGAGAACGGCTAA
- a CDS encoding amidohydrolase: MFFKIPRLYDSHTHFLATGEFASGLYLQKLQSAEELANWDLSKNSFYREDWLVGFGWNDKDWSVKPTKEILDRLFPHRPVYLAKGDGHSAWVNSLGLQRLGLQSDSGILKEAEHLSSWDRLPDFSKEQRKQHILAACNVYNTAGFTHVRDMTGTESLWNSLVDLENEKLLTVALEENFTCYDLKGFEDSLKLALYTRQHETPLLRSKGIKFFYDGSLGSETAYLSRPYRGIPDGPRGRTLWSLEDVEVLMKRTWEAKLEVSVHVIGDQAVHDMVSLARKVSAQGFVGRLNLEHAQVIRPETIQMMKPLHVRCHMQPCHWLSDKAWLQDKLRDLYRYAFPWEALRMAQIPMSFGCDSPVEPSSFMSNYQALEESPAARIKKFNGSLEEVHAHPDSSFAPNSHTVIEDGKIKEVVFCGKTLL; this comes from the coding sequence ATGTTTTTTAAGATCCCACGTCTTTACGACAGCCATACTCACTTCCTTGCAACCGGCGAATTCGCTTCGGGCCTGTATTTGCAGAAGCTGCAATCGGCAGAGGAATTGGCCAATTGGGATCTTTCCAAAAACAGTTTCTATCGCGAAGACTGGCTTGTTGGTTTCGGATGGAATGATAAAGACTGGTCAGTCAAACCCACAAAAGAAATTCTTGATCGTTTGTTTCCTCATCGTCCTGTCTATTTGGCAAAAGGCGATGGTCACTCGGCCTGGGTGAACTCATTGGGTTTACAACGTTTGGGATTGCAGTCTGATTCTGGAATTTTGAAAGAGGCTGAACACCTTTCTTCATGGGATCGCCTTCCTGATTTTTCCAAAGAGCAAAGAAAACAACACATCCTTGCTGCCTGCAATGTCTATAACACTGCGGGTTTCACGCACGTGCGTGACATGACGGGGACTGAGTCGTTGTGGAATTCTTTGGTTGATTTAGAAAATGAAAAACTTCTGACTGTGGCACTTGAAGAAAACTTCACGTGTTATGACTTGAAGGGGTTTGAAGACTCATTGAAATTGGCGTTGTACACGCGTCAGCACGAAACGCCGTTGTTGCGCTCTAAAGGCATTAAATTTTTCTATGACGGATCGTTGGGTTCAGAGACTGCTTACTTGTCTCGTCCTTATCGCGGTATCCCTGATGGTCCACGTGGTCGCACGTTGTGGTCTCTAGAGGATGTTGAAGTTTTGATGAAGCGCACGTGGGAAGCAAAGCTCGAGGTTTCTGTGCACGTGATCGGTGATCAAGCTGTGCACGATATGGTGAGCCTTGCCCGCAAAGTTTCAGCGCAAGGATTTGTGGGACGTTTGAATCTTGAACACGCCCAAGTGATTCGCCCTGAAACGATTCAGATGATGAAGCCGTTGCATGTGCGTTGTCACATGCAACCTTGTCACTGGCTAAGCGACAAAGCGTGGTTGCAAGATAAACTGCGAGATCTTTATCGTTATGCATTTCCTTGGGAAGCGCTGCGAATGGCGCAAATTCCAATGTCATTTGGTTGTGACAGCCCTGTTGAACCGTCATCATTCATGTCGAACTATCAAGCGCTTGAAGAAAGCCCCGCTGCACGAATTAAAAAGTTCAACGGCTCTTTAGAAGAAGTGCATGCGCATCCGGATTCTTCTTTCGCTCCGAATTCACACACGGTGATTGAAGATGGAAAAATCAAAGAAGTCGTTTTCTGCGGAAAAACGCTTCTTTAA
- a CDS encoding outer membrane lipoprotein-sorting protein, whose protein sequence is MKSLLCVLLLCASTSYADMASDLLKASDGARGGIEGGLTWKTKIETTEDGETSEREFIVKAKEHDALVEATAPARTKGEVYLFNDRNMWFFKPSLKKPVSISPRQKLSGQAANGDIASTHYARDYTATLEKTEARGADKIYVLLLKAKSPNLTYDQIRYYINGKTKLAEKAEFLTLQGQTFKVGEMEYKNTITVGGKKNPFVSKMTIVDAKFKDNKSVISYDEPKVENHAASLFNINNLSR, encoded by the coding sequence ATGAAAAGCTTGTTATGTGTTCTTCTTCTTTGTGCAAGTACTTCATATGCCGATATGGCGTCTGATCTTTTGAAAGCGTCTGACGGTGCTCGTGGTGGTATCGAAGGCGGTTTGACATGGAAAACGAAAATTGAAACGACTGAAGACGGCGAAACGTCTGAACGTGAATTCATCGTCAAAGCGAAAGAACATGACGCTTTGGTTGAGGCAACAGCGCCTGCAAGAACTAAGGGTGAAGTTTATTTGTTCAATGATCGCAATATGTGGTTCTTTAAACCAAGCTTGAAAAAGCCAGTGTCGATTTCTCCTCGTCAGAAATTGAGTGGTCAGGCCGCAAACGGTGATATCGCAAGTACCCACTATGCACGTGACTACACGGCGACTTTGGAAAAAACCGAAGCGCGTGGTGCTGATAAAATCTATGTTTTGTTGTTAAAAGCGAAATCTCCGAATCTGACTTACGATCAAATTCGTTACTACATCAACGGTAAAACGAAATTGGCTGAAAAAGCTGAATTCCTGACTTTGCAAGGTCAGACTTTTAAAGTTGGCGAGATGGAGTATAAAAACACAATCACTGTCGGTGGTAAGAAAAATCCATTCGTAAGTAAAATGACGATCGTTGATGCTAAATTCAAAGACAATAAGAGCGTGATCAGCTACGACGAACCGAAAGTTGAAAACCACGCCGCTTCATTGTTCAACATCAATAACTTGAGCCGCTAA